The Drosophila suzukii chromosome X, CBGP_Dsuzu_IsoJpt1.0, whole genome shotgun sequence DNA window TATTTATTATGGAACTCAAGATTCGTGCATGAAAAAGTCAATATCCAATTATAATAGAACCAATTTCGTTAGGTCTATGACAAAAAGCAATTTGTTAAAGAACAAAACCCTTcatatttttgtttgtttaattaaaaataacaaGAGAATATGCCTTATTCCCACATAAAGTGGGAACATAAGCCCACGATCTTTGGGTTTTTTAAGTGGTTTTGATTTGCTTTTTGTCTTGTCATTCTTTCTTGGAGAAGATCAATCACTCAGAACTTTTTAAGCCATGCAAGTAAATAACAAACCCATTACTCATTTGCTTAGACAACAGAGCTAAAAACAAACCAATTAATATCTAGCACTTTGTTTCACTATAGGTAGGTTTTTTTACCCATTACTATGGGgttaaaaaggaaaaatgtaATTTGAGCTGATGTATTTTTGTATGTTTGTTAAGCACATATTTCTTATATCATCATCTGGATCTTGGAATTCTTTTGGGATTATTAAAGAAAGTAACCAACCGTATATGGTTGTTTTTATTAAGTAGCGACTATTTTGTTCCTACCATAATTTATAGACCTTATACTATGATCAAACTCATCAGTATTCCAAATACTTAGAACCGAACATGGCCTCATTCACATCCTTTCAACAATGTAATCTGATTACAAATTAAGAAATCCAATTTCCTCCCTCAGTGGATCAATCTCGAACCTTATAAGTGGTGATCGACAACTTAGTTAATGCGAATATATATGGGCTACCATACTGGTCATTCAGATTAATTCAAAAAGGCAGCCGGTCCATTTGCATATTCTTATTGTATTCCGAATTGATTCACTTTTTGCCcgaattgaacttccaaagaAACGGACAACGAGTTTATCTTCTATGTGTCATCCGCAAACAATGATCATCGCCACCTTGAACGAGAAGCCATATCATCATCGATCGTTATCTCATCTCGATCCCCGGGTAAACCAAATATGGTGTCAAGTTACTTTCGGGCAGCAGAATCCCATTAGGCAGTCCAAACTAATGTTTGCCACCGATCAGTCGGTCAGTCAATTGTTATTGGGGTTTTTCGAATTAGCGATGACACATAAACCTGTAAAGAGGCTCGCTTCTAGCCGATGGAGATGTTTGTTTATATTAAGCAGTTTTGAGAACTTCGCATTCTGAATTCTTTGTAATTCAAATGTATCCCCATTTACTTCCGGCAGAAGGTTTCTTGATATTTATAAAGCtatttaaatcaaatttaaattagCTTAGAATAAAATATATTCTCCTAAGTTAATAAGACTTCGATTtggttttgaaaaaaaatattaacctTACTATTATTTAAGCCCATAAAAAACTCATAATTAAAATGGGTATTTATCAATATGATTTAATGTGTTAATAAATTATTGGCTAACGTTCATCTTTTTTAAAAGAGAGTTTTTGGCAAATTCAAGGCTAGTTAAATACTTGCAAATTTTGGAACAAAACCGAAccaaaaataaacacattaaaatttccaaaatgCATGACTTGGAAATACTTAATAATCCATAATTAAATGCATATTATTACTCATACGCAAAGTTGTCTTTCCATTTAACTTAAAATGACCCATGCTTAAATGTCAATAAGTATCATACTTTAGgcataaatatatttacacAGTAAGAAAGAAACttcataatttaaaaattcaaaatacaaaccaaattaatattttctaGTGCTTTGATTTTTTATATAGATATTTGCTTGGccatatattatattttatgtgtattacactgataaaaaaacgttaaaaatttgtaaaatgATTTATGTCAAGAAGACTAACAtagtatttaatattttctacccttattataatatattcttAGTAAATCATGCAGCTTAAAGCACATGTTAtgtgtttatatttatgtaaataaatttcatatgcagatatttatttttatcattttCTGTCAGTGCACTAATCCGGGCTCATTCTTCTcttgcagcagcagctcctCCTCGTGGCCCTCGTGGCGGTGGCCATCGGGTCCTTGCCCCAACTAACCCTAGGTAAAAAGATCGAGAAGCGTTGTGTGAACTGCACATACCGTACATATTACACTTACGGCGATGGGCGATCCCTGCAGCGGGTGGTCTATAGAGATCCGGTCTACACACGTGGTATTTACAATTTACAATTTCCGTAATCGTATGCGTAATATTCCCGCACCAGCACCCAAGTGCATAAGAGAGCACCCCCGCGCAGCACCCCCTAAAAGACACTCGTATTTAGTAACAGTAGTGGCTAACCCCTATATAACACCAACAGAATATAGAATACaaaagatagatagatagatagatatgtatatatatatatagttagAAACACCGAGTTCCCACCTCCGCACCTGTGCATCACCTCACCACCACCTGTGTGCTCCCCTCTCGCCCCGAACAGCCCAAACCTACAGTAGCGGATGCAGCGGGAATCCGTGCGGCGTGAATGCCGTGTGCCAGGAGGCCTCCGGAGGACGTCCTGTGTGCTCCTGCCCGCCCGGATTCAGCGGTAATCCGCTCACCCACTGCAATCGCGGCGAGTGCCTGGACAACGTCGACTGCCGGGGCGACCTGCAGTGCAAGGACAATCGCTGCGTTAATCCCTGTGTGGGTGCCTGTGGCATTGGCTCGAATTGTGACGTAAGTATGCGCGGGTATCCGACGAAGGGATTTTTCACCCACCCTGACCACCGGAATTTCCACTATCCCCATTTCATTTGCCTTTTCATCATTACAGGCCCGCAACCACGTGGCCGTGTGCAGCTGCCCAGCGGGCTACAATGGTGACCCCTATCATGCCTGCCACCTCAACGATCCGGGTGAGTAGAGTGCCCGCCCCTTTTTGGCCTTATAGCCAGccaagtgggcgtggcccgTAATACCGCGTAATATCCGGGGTGTCATAAGAATCGCACGAAGCCCGCATGTCAATCGGATGGGCATACCCTCAGATATTCCATTCGGTGTTTTCAGGCTTGCACATCTGTTTCATGGTTATCCTTTCCTcgataaaaatatattcttaatttaccattgaaatataatttttatctATCCTGATTTTTATGGTCAACAAAATTAAGatgattttattattaaaattttttattgtattttcggtatttttagtttttcacAACTGTTTCATAGCTACCCTGCCTTtaaaaaatactattattTTACCATACACtcttttttcaatattttctttacaCTTAGATAAGTGTCTTATTTTTGGGACAAGCAAAAAGTTAAGATTTTTTATACAttcatatattattattatattttagtaTATTTCATTCGGTATTTTAAGTTCTTCATAAGattcttattttttataatatttcaaaaaaaaatgtggtATGTGCCTTTCTTAAGAAAAATCTGTAAGTTTCATAAGAAACTTGCAGTATTTATAGTATAAATTTATGTATAAATTTCATGCATAACAAGTTTGGAAGGGGTCTTATAAGCTTAAACAATGACCAAAAGAAGGCCTTGACAACCGTATTATTTTAAAGGACAAGTAAAATCAGGGCAAACAGGTTTAAAACCTTTGGGACAACTTGTTAAAGAGAATCAGAAGACCCAGAAAAGGTATTGAATTGCAAAACAAAACTGTGACAAACTACAAGACAACATTTAATTGACAGAAAATCAACACAATTAGTAAGCTTATTGCAGAAAACATCATGTTGTTTATTATTGTttataatgaattaaaatAATGTGGGAACTCGACTGTTCCGGAAGCCCATAGATACGATTGACACAACATCAGATAGTTAGACAAACATTGTAATGCGAATGTTATTAGTACAACCCACTCATGAGTCCATGGACGTGTGAAATGTATTCGCAAATCCATTGCTCTGACGTCGCAAATCCAACTGGTATTGCCCAAATCGGGCCAAAATCTATCAGCGAAAACAGGGGGCTGGGCCAGCGAAGCATGTGGGATTGGCTTGCATAATATATTTCGCGCTCAAtgataataacaataataataataatccaTAACAAACTGAATGAATGAACGCCCAACATTTGCCCAGAATCGCACTTGGGGCCTTTTGTAATTTTATGGTAATTAGCGGGGCATTTCGTTTCATAATTGTCAAGATCAAGGACGCGTGTGGGTGAGTGGGCGAGTCCCAAGGCCAACCAGCTGAGAACCGACGGGAAGGTAGAGCCATGTGGCCCCGGGGTTTCGAGTCAACATCCGATTATGGTTATAAAGCTAACGAATTCAGGTAGCAGTCGCCAGTCCACTCAAAGTCGGTCAACCGACTGCTGTTGGTTTGGGAACACCTCTGGGAGAAGATAGCTTGATCAACTCACTGGATCAACTACACtgcaaaaataaaactcaTAATTTCTGTTCTATTTTTTACACATAGAGAACGTGCCAAGATTTTTAAGTTAAAAAAACAAAGTCTAaaccaattaaaaataaacaaaaaactttataaatatcattttttggtTGTACCCTTTAATATGCCAGGACCCAAAAGCAATTGATGCGGATTTTTTCGCATCTATAAATAAAAGCCTCCTAAAAGAATAAACAATGCAGGTACaactaaattttttttttatgttaaatttctttattaatatttgaattaaacacaaagaaattatatttggtggtaatatttaaaacatatttaactaatgaattaattttaaaatattgaagtCAAGGTAGAACATTTTTAGTACcgtatattttatatttacctAAAGAacgtttttaatttaataaaagaaaattttaaactcaaatcttttttttatttaaattccttcgattaacttattttttcaatgttattttttcattattatttccatatttaaaactAATAAAGATCGCAATGTAAAAAATTCAaagataaaataatattaatatgaCCATGAAATGAAAAGGTGTTTGACATATGTTGTATGAGTGTATGACCGACAGACCTGAGTCATAGGCGAATTTTCAATGGTTCTAGTTTTGGGAATCAATATTTATTGCAAAGTTCCGCCTTCGAAGAAAATCAATTGCATATACTATAGTTCAAagcttttatttatgttttatttatacTTCAAACGATTGTTCGTTGCAATTTGCATTGAAAGTCCCACCAAAATTGAGaggaaaaaagggaaaaataaattaaaagccaTTCTGCAGCACAGCATTTTATTTTCATGATGAATTTCCTTACTCGTTATACTTcagatttaaaatgaaaaGGAACAGCAGCCAAGGGATGTGTCGCACAAAACGAATTGAAGTTTCTGCCCGAAAGTCGGCAttaataaattgaatttcttCGTCGACTGCTCATTTGGGATTCGAGTTCTTTACCCGGCAATTTCCACTCCTTTTTCGATTTCTGCATCTTAACTGCCCatcgatatttattttcttgaTTTCACTCGCATCCTCTTCTGTGTTGCCTTAATTTAAGTCCCTTGCCTGCGTGCAATTCCCATTGAAatacaatatttatttgcatttccAATTAGCAACTGACTtgaaaacaataattgtaAACGAACAATCTACAGGGACAGGGAGGAGCTTGATTTCCCGTCCCCCGTATCTTGAGGATTGCTTTCCTTTCCGTTCATGCTTCTTTTCCTGAGGAGCGGAAGCGTTCTGGCAGATGCAATTCCTTGCAGACTAAGAATGTCCGGATACctccaaaaatattttctttaaatatttgctCACGAATTTCAGTTAagattcattcattcattattatattttatcaCATTCTAgtctttaatatttattccttgttttttgtacttcccatttttttaatatgtcCATTATATAATGTATCCTTAAATATTTGCTTACGAATTTAAGTTCAAGTTCATTCAttctttattatattttatcaCACTTCTTGTCTTTGATATTTATTCCTTGTTTTTTTGAATTCCCATTTTTTAATGTATCCATTAACTATATTTAGTGATTTTGGTCATCCCACACTAAAACGAAAGTGTTGTTGACCAAAATATGAATTTTATGCTAATGAAAACGACCATTCGCCTTAAACGAGACTTTTCTACTTTGGTCTTCGGGCATTTTGCAATCGATTTTCAAAACAAACTGTAGATTTCATTACAATACATTTTCTCATCGCTGGCAAGTTGGAACTCCTCCGCAAATTATGTCAAAAGGAAATGTAAGAGAAAAGGCCTGATAATGGCGAAACTTTTGCCATCGGAAAGGAAAACAACGGAAAATAATTTCTCGGCTTGCTCACcgcaccatcatcatcatcatcatcatcatcaagaACAACAATtggcataaaaataaaaaagtatataagtaaaaaccaaaaatatgcGCATAAATGAGCGCTATTTGGCTATTTGAATATGATTTTCTATTTCTCCGCCTTGAGTGCTTGGCCCCCAATTATTGGCCCCGATGGAggtatttttttcttattttgggTAGAACCTTCGACCGGAACATAAGTCATACGACCCGGCATAAATCAAAAATTGGGCAGCAGCTACAGCAACTGCGACAGCGGCTGTTGACAGGGGGTTGAAATGGGGTGAAAGGTGAAAGGGCGCCTGGGTGGACTTTTTTGTGACTTTCTTGAGCAAACCTTCACAAGGTCGTTTTAAATCTGAGCTTGCACTTTGTAATAGTTACTACTTCCATccatggaaaatataaatttccGTGTCCCAGAAACCTGTTAAACTTTGAGCAAACTATTTGAAATGAAGCGAAGTTAGTCCTTGATTGTTACTTCTAAGAGATTTTACTTAAAGGGTTACCTTAGGATTTTTCAGATGGATATCAAGGCAAGCGTATAGAAATTATTAACAGAGTTTTGAGATATCTCTAAAGTATCCTTGTCAATGTACACACAAATAAGTTCTGTGAACTATGTATTTACATATTTGGcatgtaaattataatattgtggatataaatcaaaaacctaaacaataaatttatatatacaaagtTGGGTTATTAAACTAAAACATGAACATCAATAAACATACATAATTGACAATATATTCTAATGgaatatatgtacatattttttgtaaatcaTTATATTTTGAACACTCATGGCGGATAAATTAGACAACTAAACAATAATTAGAATTATACaaagttaaattaaaaaattaagaaataagaatTAATAGGTATATAtgaataatttcaaaataattttctaaagAAATATACATCATATTTATGAATCAGTATGTGTTGAAAAGATAGGAACGATAGAAGTTGAATTATAAAACTAAGACGCAAACATAAAAGTcacatttaaaatatgtaagaACTATGTTATGgtatatacagatttttttaacaatcaaaatttgttaaatagATAGGAACAACAGAAGTGCACAAATATGACTTACAAAACTAAGACACAGTAATTAAAAGtcactttttttaaatttagagATGATGTTCCAATggaaaatacatacatattcgTTAAAAATCGTAATCTTCTGATTAGTTAGGAACAATTATGTGGATAAATCATTGAACCATAAGTATAATTATGCAAAGTCGCATTATAAAACTAAGATACAATAAATTGGAGTaacatttaataaatttaaaaatgatatttcaATAGAATTACTAATTCCAAATAAACAATACCTTTCCTCCACAGAGGAGCAGTGCCACCCGAGTCCTTGTGGCGTGAACACCAAGTGCGAGATAATCAACGGCGTGCCCACCTGTTCCTGCAACCACGGCTACGTGGGCAACCCCCTGAGCGGATGCCGCCATGAGTGCGACCATGACGGCGACTGCAACAGCAGGGATATGTGCAGCAACTTCAAGTGCGTGCCTGCCTGCGGACAGTGCGGCACTGGCGCCACCTGCCGGACGGTTAGCAATCATCGGGCGGTCTGCGAGTGTCCCAAGGGTTATATCGGCAGTCCGTACACGGAGTGCCGTCCAGAGTGCTACGGAGACGTGGACTGCCCCTCCGGACGACCGGCCTGCTTCTACGGCATCTGCAAGAACACCTGTGAGGGAGCCTGCGGCATTGGCGCCGACTGCAACCTGCGCGGCCTGACGCCCGTCTGCAGCTGTCCGCGGGACATGACCGGCGATCCGTTCGTCCGCTGCCGACCCTTCACCAAGGAGGACCTCTGCGACCCCAATCCGTGCGGCACCAACGCCATCTGCGTGCCCGGCCACGACAACACGGGGCGGGAGCGACCCGTCTGCAACTGCCTGCCCGGTCACACCGGCAATCCGCTGAGCCACTGCAGCAGGGTGAGTCACTAGATTGGAAAAGGGGATCGTAAAACCCAGAATCCAAACCCTATatctagaaaaaaaaaaggattagGAGATCATAAACTAGAAAAAATATGAAGCATAGGTAAAAGTAAGGATACAAATAGTACACAGAGAGaagttcttgaattgagaataTTCCTTCTTAAAAACcatgtaagtacattttggtaccactattctcaatattagaacAAAATGGTGAGatgagaaaagttaaattgagtttattaaacaactttttgataagttaCACTACTGACTGGTCTAATAGTTTATCTGTTGGGATATACAATATAAATTCCGACAATTTAACTTGATtcaagcaaaataaaaacattttatacttcaaacatttttaagaacatttttaacttagatgagaacgtcagaattttccAAAACCAAATTTAGGAAGTAATAagttaaataataaaagtgAGTAAAGAGGTTAGGGATCAATTTTATATTCATAGGTAAATTTACACTTCAATTACATAATGTTAAATTGATATtgaaaaatttcaattttcgATTTCTCGTTTTCGTAAGTACTCTGCATTAAATAAAGAGTGTAAAACCAAGTAGACgaataaaactatttttataaaaacctAGTGAGTCAAGTCGAACTGCTTCTTGTCAAAAACGATTGTttcgttttttaaagtgttttaaatattaaaaaatatgaaaggGACTTATCAAGTTAAAAATTACACATAATTTAATCAAAGATAGAATAGTTTCTTATCATAGGCATTACGGGGTCCTACGATTTTAGTCAGGATTTAAGATTATTGCGAAATTTTCCTTAGTAGCTTTGAATACCAAAATGAGTCTGAACTATAAGAAATAAGTAATAATAAGAAATAGAATATTTATAATGAAGTCTATTAAAAAGCCTTGACATATATCCCATTCCATTGCACAACCACTGATCGTATTATACACTCTATCCACAGGGTGAGTGCCTGAGCAACAACGAGTGTCCCGACCACCGCGCCTGCATCAACTACCAGTGCATCGATCCCTGCATCGGCAAGTGTGCCACCGGGGCCAGTTGCGAGCCTAAGGCCCACCTGGCGGTCTGCCGCTGTCCACAGGGTCAGTCGGGCGACGCCCTGGTGTCCTGCCGCCAGACGCGCACCTTCCCGGTGGCCAAGTACCACTGAGCGGGAGGTGGAGGAGTCCGGATGAGGACGAGTCGTCCCCGCAGCCGCACTGCCTGCCAGTCCAGTGGTCACCTGTCGTCCCTGCCTCAATCTGCACCAGTCTATATGTTCGTCGCCCCGTATTCGCCTGTTTCCCATACTAGTCGTTGCATTAACCTCGTGCTCTCTCTAATCGAAACGAACAAAAATGTGTTGACAtcaataaacaataaaaacgtataataaataatattaaacaatgtGATATTTTACTGGTCTTATCCTAAAACAAAGTGGTTCAGGATATTTGCTCTTAATCTTTTGATATCATCTTTATAAAGATAGATGGACATACCAAACCAGAAACATAGCAAAACCCACaaaatttagaaaatcatATTATCTTCTTTATTTTAATCGACGAAAATatacatgtatatataaatatatagtttTCTTGTGGTTGGTATGAAATatacgtttttttttaaccatgcataatcttttttttaagcTTACCACACTTTCTAAAAGCCCTTTACAGCAAAACCAATCACTAGgtaattatttttggaattgAAACACAATACATATTTCTTTGATATTCGAATGTTCCTTAAAATGTCTAAGTACACGCACATGGATATCCGTTACTCCTTTACTTaggattttgaaaaatattgatTCTTAAAAAAACCTCTAATGGTTTTTATAATTTAGGTAAACTGATCAAATAAATCATAAATTACTGACAAATAAGTAATCTTGTTAAAAGTCAAAATTACACATACTTTACTCTCATAAAGAGACGGACTCtataaagaatttttgatcaccATCATCTTCTGAGTCGATCTCATCATTAAGTCTGTCCATCTCTatgaaaattaatattttggGGTAATTTGACATGTTGATTATTGAGATGTTCACGTAGTTTAAGAATCAGCctcagaaaaataaatatttcggAGTTATCCACATATTTCACACCAAACGATCTTTGTTGGCTTTTGTAATATTCGCCAGTCTATCGCCGGAAAGTATGCAATTTTTGTACAGCTGAAGGTCTACGTATTTGAATATTCATTCagattatttgttttttaacgTAAAACAGTTTTTGTTTATCATTTATAGGACGTAATGATCTTACCTTCCATCGATACAGTTTTCAGAAACTCTTTTGAGATTCATCAGTTAAAACGGAGATACAGAAATAGTAGACACATACTAAATGGTGTGCAATATACTTTTAGACTCTTAAATTAAAGATTATAAGAAGCGATTACAGTCCTATCACCACAAATTATGATTTTGGAAAGAATTTGTGTTCTTTCTGATATTTAGTGCACAATATTAGTATTTTAGATTACTAGTTCCACTGTTTTCTGCAATTAAATACAAGTACTACGAAAAAATGGCTCACCGGAAGTGATATTTAATGACAGTTTCGGATTCTTCCCATAATTTATTAGTAAAAAGGGATTTTTATTGTAACCACACAAATTGTTAAGagtgcacaaaaaaaaaagtccaAGAGTTCAGTTAACCCAGTAATTCCAATTATGGAATGGCAGTTATAATATCAAACTAAATCTTAACAACGTAAGGCAGTTTCCGGGAATAACATAAATGTTCTTGAATCATTATTTCAACCAAGTTAAATGGAGATTCCAGATTTACTGAAGTTAAACTCAATTTGTAAAAGACATGTTATTGTAAATATAagagaaaattatttaaaatatgtttttggCTGTTACATTTTCGTGGTGTTTCATAGACTTCCGCTAtttggttttaaaaatataggACTATGGAGTAAAGAATCGCGATCGGAAGCCAATAATTTGCTGTTTTACCTCCCCTACATGTATACATAGAAATGTACGTACATTTAGCGTTCGATAAATTTTCGATCTAATACATTTTCTTGCTATCGCTTTTGTAATTGTAAATACAAATTTCCgtttgaaatataaatatattcttgtatataaatatgcgatttgtttaaattttgtttatgtatatattaatatgtatataaattgctaaatacatttaattgcgctttacacttttacactttaaTTTACGGCTATCTGGCATTATTCCGAATAAAAACACAGGAggaaataaacaaaacaaaaaaaattgttgtCTCTAGTGGGTGTGAGTGTTGTTGTGTTGTGTTGTTTGTTTGCATGTTTGTTTGTTGGTTTGTTTGTTGGTGTAAGCTATGTCTATGtgagtgagtgtgtgtgcCGTATCGTACGCCGAGAACCCTACAAACTACGCGCCCCCACAACGATTCCATCCGCCCCCGGAGTTGATCCAGGTCCTGGTCCATAATCCGGTTCCGATCCCCGTCCCGCCGCCGTCGCCTTCGATCCAGTCACAATGCCAGCTCCCGTGCCGGAGCCGCTTTCACCTGCAGCACTTCCCACCCTTGGTGCCCTTGGGATTGGGCTTCAGGTGGAGCGTGTCCTTCTGCTGCTCGTTGGGGGAAGTGCGCAGCTTGTGGTCGAGCACCTGCCGCGTGATCGACAAGAACATGTTCTCCACGTTGATGTTGTCTTTGGCGGATGTCTCGTACAGCTCGATGTCCATTTGTTTCGCGAACCGCTGCGCGTCCTCGGTGATAACCACCTTCCTGTCCGGATCATCGTTCTTGTTGCCCACTGTTGGGAAATCAAAGCATTAGAATGATGTATATATGGATCTTATGGGTATTTTACAGCTCTTCTAGAGCTACTACAAATGCTACGTCTGATTATGCCTATTTGGGCAGTCTTTAGCCTCACCTAATACTTTTTTGACCACATCGCAGTTGTTCTGAATCTCCTCCAGCCAGCGGCGTACGTTCGCAAAGGAATCTCCGTTCGTCACATCGTAGACAACGATGACGCCGTGGGTGCCGCGGTAGTAGGTGCTGGTGATCGTCCGGAAGCGCTCCTGTCCGGCCGTGTCCCAAATCTGCAGCTTCACGCGCATGCCCTCGATGTCCACGGTGCGGATCTTGAAGTCCACGCCGATGGTGGTGATGTAACTGCCCGAGAATGTGTCGTCCGAGAATCGAATGAGCAGCGACGACTTGCCCACGCCTGCAGGCAATTTGGATGGAATAGAAAGATGGGATCGTATTACTATGACTGATATTGTGAGTGGTCTATGTGGCATGCGAAAAGTCTGGGTGGGGTTATGCTCCTGCTCCAATTACCGCCTCAGCTGGCCTGCTCGGATATCATACTCTAAATCCTGCCAATGCGTCGACATAGATCATATTTCCTGTTTTCTATAGATCAGAAAGATGATCTATAGatcttttttttgtataaacttcatcatttttgtttgaaatttGTCACTTTTTCTAAAATGCTTTTAAAGTTTGTCATAATATCATGAAAACCACAAAACTGTGGAATATATTAATAGAGATATAAAGCCACAATTTGGGTTATGAATAATTTCTCAAGctgtgtattaaaaaaaatgtttaaaaatgttttattccagtatttacatatttaaaaagtaGAGCCAAGTTTGAGATCGTTGAGGATAAGAtcggttttaaatttttgttttaaatttagtCTTTGTAACATACTTGTAAAggcaatatacatatatagaaaactctaaataattttattttaattcctAGTTAGTTATATCGTTCTAAAAACAAAAGGCTGACAAATGTTGGAATGATTAAAAACCTAAAacattactcatacgccatGTTGccgtggatattttccatatATTTTATGAGACAATAAAGCTCCGTATGATTATGATTTGAATTTAGCGAGTGAAAAAGAAGAATTTTCGGTTGGGAATCTGGGACAAAGTGAAATTTACACCTGCTATTTTTTACACGAGGCTATTTTTAAGCACCTGGTCTGTGGGAAATGTGGAAAATGTGGGAAAAG harbors:
- the aspr gene encoding protein jagged-1 isoform X3, which translates into the protein MQQLLLVALVAVAIGSLPQLTLAQTYSSGCSGNPCGVNAVCQEASGGRPVCSCPPGFSGNPLTHCNRGECLDNVDCRGDLQCKDNRCVNPCVGACGIGSNCDARNHVAVCSCPAGYNGDPYHACHLNDPEEQCHPSPCGVNTKCEIINGVPTCSCNHGYVGNPLSGCRHECDHDGDCNSRDMCSNFKCVPACGQCGTGATCRTVSNHRAVCECPKGYIGSPYTECRPECYGDVDCPSGRPACFYGICKNTCEGACGIGADCNLRGLTPVCSCPRDMTGDPFVRCRPFTKEDLCDPNPCGTNAICVPGHDNTGRERPVCNCLPGHTGNPLSHCSRGECLSNNECPDHRACINYQCIDPCIGKCATGASCEPKAHLAVCRCPQGQSGDALVSCRQTRTFPVAKYH
- the Rab35 gene encoding ras-related protein Rab-35; the encoded protein is MARGFDHLFKLLIIGDSGVGKSSLLIRFSDDTFSGSYITTIGVDFKIRTVDIEGMRVKLQIWDTAGQERFRTITSTYYRGTHGVIVVYDVTNGDSFANVRRWLEEIQNNCDVVKKVLVGNKNDDPDRKVVITEDAQRFAKQMDIELYETSAKDNINVENMFLSITRQVLDHKLRTSPNEQQKDTLHLKPNPKGTKGGKCCR
- the aspr gene encoding protein jagged-1 isoform X1; the encoded protein is MQQLLLVALVAVAIGSLPQLTLGKKIEKRCVNCTYRTYYTYGDGRSLQRVVYRDPVYTRAQTYSSGCSGNPCGVNAVCQEASGGRPVCSCPPGFSGNPLTHCNRGECLDNVDCRGDLQCKDNRCVNPCVGACGIGSNCDARNHVAVCSCPAGYNGDPYHACHLNDPEEQCHPSPCGVNTKCEIINGVPTCSCNHGYVGNPLSGCRHECDHDGDCNSRDMCSNFKCVPACGQCGTGATCRTVSNHRAVCECPKGYIGSPYTECRPECYGDVDCPSGRPACFYGICKNTCEGACGIGADCNLRGLTPVCSCPRDMTGDPFVRCRPFTKEDLCDPNPCGTNAICVPGHDNTGRERPVCNCLPGHTGNPLSHCSRGECLSNNECPDHRACINYQCIDPCIGKCATGASCEPKAHLAVCRCPQGQSGDALVSCRQTRTFPVAKYH
- the aspr gene encoding protein jagged-1 isoform X2 translates to MGDPCSGWSIEIRSTHVLETPSSHLRTCASPHHHLCAPLSPRTAQTYSSGCSGNPCGVNAVCQEASGGRPVCSCPPGFSGNPLTHCNRGECLDNVDCRGDLQCKDNRCVNPCVGACGIGSNCDARNHVAVCSCPAGYNGDPYHACHLNDPEEQCHPSPCGVNTKCEIINGVPTCSCNHGYVGNPLSGCRHECDHDGDCNSRDMCSNFKCVPACGQCGTGATCRTVSNHRAVCECPKGYIGSPYTECRPECYGDVDCPSGRPACFYGICKNTCEGACGIGADCNLRGLTPVCSCPRDMTGDPFVRCRPFTKEDLCDPNPCGTNAICVPGHDNTGRERPVCNCLPGHTGNPLSHCSRGECLSNNECPDHRACINYQCIDPCIGKCATGASCEPKAHLAVCRCPQGQSGDALVSCRQTRTFPVAKYH